The Prunus dulcis chromosome 5, ALMONDv2, whole genome shotgun sequence genomic sequence CCTGGGATCAAGGATTGCTTGTAGCTGGTGAAAATGCACTTTCATGTTATGATAGAGAAGGATGCATGAGAATAGTTGAGATGGTCAAGCCAAGGAATGATCCTGATCACCGccacttttcattttttgtatacCAGCAGCCAGCTCCTCTAGTTCAAGGGGCAATTTGCTTTTCAGAGTTGGATTTTTTCATTAAGTGCATGCATGGTAAGTATTCTCACAGAGCAATAACATTTAGTGAGAAGTATTCAATTTGATGGTGTTTTTGGATAATTTGGTTGGTGTTTTTTGATAAGGAAATTGATGGGTGTTCAAACAGTGCATTAGCATGAAATTCATATATtcccttttttgttcttcgcttctttttcactattttcttcattcacaCTTCAAAGAAAAAGTATTTCATACTTTGTTGTAGCCCTAAAATAGTTCTACTTAATGGTCAAAAGCAAATACATCGTAGTTACCGAAAAGCTCCTTAGACAACAGGGATTCGAATGTGCTGCAGGACGTACCACTGTACAGTTTCTTGATGGTTTCTTGCTGTTACATTTAGCTGAGATAAAATTGCCCAATTTCAACTGTGCACTTTTTAAGAAGCATTTTTCTCTGAACTGTAACAACTAAAGACACAGGCGACTTTGTGACATACAGGTGTTATTAGATCATTTTCTGTGGTTACCAGGGatacagaaaagaaaaggacgtGATGTGTTGCCAATATTACTTATTAGAGGTGTCCTTTATTAAAATGGTTAAGAGTGGGATTATTCCTTTTGGCTTGGTTAGGCATAGTCTGCTTGTTCAGGAGTTAATAGATGGCTGGATGCTATTACCACTACAAGATTGTGGTCTCCATAGctcatgttttaatttaactTTTCCTGCAGCTGCTCTTGGCCCATAGATATTGTCTTTCACCTAAATTGTAGTGATGATAACTGTCTGTTTAAAAACTTCATCAAGAATAAATCAGCATTAATCTTACAAATCTTTTCCAATTGCGTTTGCAGGTGAGATAGCTGGAGATCTAGTATCGTGTTAAATATTGAATTCTGTGTTCTTTCAGAGGATGTTAAATAACAGGGATGGACTTTTCAATTGCTCATGCTGGTTTCATCCAAGGTAAAAGGAGACATGAGGTTCGAAAGTTCCATAATAGTTGTTCTAGATTTCAGTATGAATTGTTCCGGCCAAAGAAGTGACAGCAtaaacttcaacttcaatttgcgGTGTCGTCTAACTCATGTTTCTTCTAAAGGCAGTTTCAGATCacggaagaaaaaaaacgaaCGAAAAAAGAGGCAGTTGGTATGTGTTGCAAAGCCATTtgtaacttttgtttttttgattCCTCTCTCTTTGTATTGTAGTATTAAAAGGCATATTTAGCTGTGTAAATAAACTTTGTGTAATTTAACAAAGACGCTCAGATCAAAACAGAAGGGATTGGATTGAACAGAATTGAGCAAGAAAGTGGTTCAGTCAAAATTAATGGAATCATCTTTTGAACTGTGGTTTTAACAGATTAATGTTTCTTTTGTTATGAATTGGGCCCAGGCCCCagaacaaaacaagaagacaAGAAAACTATCCACTTTAGAATGTTTTATGTATCTATGAATTTTGCAAACAAATGTGAAATAGTTACTGATTAAGATTCTCTCAGTTTGAAAAAGTGTTTATATTTTAGATGACGAGCTCCCATGCCCCCAAGGGATGTTTTCAAATGTATAAGAGTTTTTCAAATCACAAGAATAAAGCTAGTTTGGTATTAGAGATTTGAGTGGGAGGATTTTGGATATGGATTGGGCCCAATTTAAGTCATAGGATTTGGAGTTGACCTAAATTCATCTAATATCATAGGGCGAAACATGGTATTCGAAATAACTTATGAAATTAGAAatttggaaggatttcaacaattttttttagtacaagcgatagtcaAAATTAAGATGCCACAGaagttcgaacttgagaccttTAATAAGTCAAGATCTTTTTTCTACTAGGCTAGACCCCATTGATAATaatttcaacatttttattcttcatttGAGTTTCTCTACTCTCCAGCTCTCTCCCTTCCGTGCATGGTTACATGAAATTAGGACTGGGTCCACAATTGAATGAAGAGTTGAGAGGTCTTAGATACCGGATTTTGGGATTGGAGTGCAATGCATGAGCGGGATCATCATTTGGCTCGCTGTCCGCTAGTCGAAGTGGGTAGCTCGAGAGCCGATGGGCCAAAGACCAGTCTAGCCTGATGGTTAGGTCCGCTTGGCTCGACTCGTTCTAAGGTTGGATGGGGTTTGGACTTAGGATTTGAAACCTTCGGCCTGCTCATGGCCCGACCCAACCCGAATAGGCTCACCCATAGCCTTATATTGCCTTATTTCCATCCCAAAcgtttaagtaaatgtcttgtctttttactttaatttatttttatattattttatttacttaagtttacaatgtatgtagaattggtgaatgaaaaaagagggaaaaaagagtgaaaaagaaaatggaagaatgaaaacattttagaatagtttaaaaaaattaccagtcttttgaaaataaataggaACATAAAAAACATGAACCCATTTAATAACCAATTTTCAGTTTCCAGTTTTCATTTGTGAAAAATTGCAAACAGGAAACTTTGTTTAGAGTATTCGCATTGGGTGCccaaaattgtgccacgtgccTAATGCGCCTCCAAATTaactttgaaaagaaaaaacaaaaagatttcGCTTCGGCTGCGTAATTTTCATTGGTGGTAACAGTCTGATTCTTTGGCGCTTTTAAACCGACTTTCCCTGAAGGGGAAGATACAGACAAAACccaaaccctaatctctaaaaaACAGCAACGGTTCTgagaaaatttcatttcattttcctCGACTTTCCTTCGCTCTCCTTAAACTCATCTCAATGGCGACTGAATCAGCAGATTCGTACATTGGGAGCCTCATCAGCCTAATTTCCAAGTACGAAATACGTTACGAAGGTGTTCTCTACTTCCTCAGCGTCCAAGACTCCTCCATTGGCCTAAAAAACGGTACGTTTTGCTTTTCCATTTCTTCATCTGTCTCTGATTTTCGCACTTTCACATTTACAGATATAATCGCATGTCTGTTTGATTGATAAAATGTCCCTAACAATCGGTACGCTCGGCTAGGGTTTAGTTTTTtccctgttttttttttcacaaatctCTGTGTGTGCATATACAAGTATGTATGCTTGTGAAGTTCTTATGTATTTGGTATTTGGATCATATTTCTGGCAGTGTATGTAATTTCTATCAGAAACATAATCTCAAATGTGTATAAATGAATGTATTTTGTGCTGCTAAGTTGTTGTAGTTTATATCTGTCAGTTCTCAAGGAACGGGGTTTAATTGGACAATAAATTCTTGCCACAAACCACAAATTATTTAGTTCGGCAAGAAATCCTTCTGTGAGCTTGAAAATAAAGCAGTATTTTAAAGAACATTTTGCTTGCAATCTAATTGTTTTCTCATGATAAAGTTTTCATCATACTCATTAGATGTAATCTTCCACCATATCTTTTTATATTGCATCGAAACTTGAAGTTACAGTACTGAGGGTTAACTTTGTTATTAATGTTCTGTGGTCAACATCATGCAATGTTCTTAAGGTCTTGAGATCTTCTAGGTAATAAAatgagaaggagaaagagatgagTCAGTTCAATGTTTATAATGTCTTAAGTTTTCTATCAagtaattttctattttttcaaagattttttaTACGCTAGTTGCACTTAGGTGAAATTGCTATCTGTTCTACTTATGTTGTGCATACAACTTGTGTGCATAGACAACGTTTTAGCACACCCGGTTTACAGTCTTCATACCTgaattttagttaaaattaaaacatccGTAGGCATAAGTTACATAAAACTCTTCTTGTCTTCTATAGTTGGGAAATCAAACATTTTGAATGTATCGACTTCTGTATGATATTGCAGTTAGGTCATATGGAACAGAGGGGCGTAAGAAGGATGGCCCACAAGTTCCTCCAAATGATAAGGTTTATGAATATATTCTGTTTAGAGCAAGTGACATTAAGGTAAGAGGGAGACATAGTATACTTGATTACTGTTTACTCTTAtctcattttccttttatttattttgttagtTCTTGCTTTGAGGTGgcaggtttttattttatttatttatttttaattttaaaattttttgtcTTGGAAATGTCattgtaattttgttttttgtttattctttATCTTCATTGTAAATTTCCTTATACCATGCTTGTAATTTGTAAGTTTACTGGAAGAGACAAATTTTTCTGATTCTAAATTGATGTAGAACCAGAAGAGAAGTAGACAAAGGTTAGAAAATAGGGAGAACGAGAGAAAAACACATGATAGAGGTCTAAGCAGAGAAGAATGAGGGATGGAAGAGACTGAGAAGGAGAAAGGCAAGTTAGGATAAACTCAAATTCTTTGTTATCAAATCAGATAGGTGAAAGTATCAAATTCCAATCATAATAAGGCCAGTTTATATATGCAATCCTATAAGATTATGGTGGCGTACCAATTATCAATAAAGCTAATAAATAACTAGCCCCCAAGTTCCatgttaattaaatataatttaaacttAAGATTTTGCCTACacacaaaattttcttcttgcattcatcattaattttgtaggCATTTGTTCTCCCATTGGATAAtatcatcaatcaaaactcCTTTATAACGTAGATATTTGTATCTTTATTACATTGATGTATAAGAGAAAGAAATAGAggagggagaggaagagaggaagtgGTTAgggtttcaatttttataatagTTCCTAATTCCAGTCATCTTAGGTTTTTTTGATGCCTATTATATATAATCGGCAGTCCAAATCTGCTAAGGAAATCCTGACAGTAGTAGAAATATGGATCCTAATAGTTTaagaaatcttaatttaaattaatgaaACCCAATATAAGATAAAAATCCCAAAGTTGAAATAAAATGGGAAGGTCCTAAATTGGTACAAACCTACTTATTAAACACTCGGGTAGTGCCATTCATACTTGTTGAAAAGGTTGAAGTGAGGTGAAGACCACAATCAGCATCAGGGTTCGTAGTCCTAGGCTTGAAGATCTAGGACTAATCTGAGCACATGATGGTGTTTCAAGATGGTAACTATAGGCTCTCCAAATCAACATGAAAATTATCATATGTTCTCACAAGAATCATTGTTAAGTCATGgctgaaaacaaaaatccaaggACAACTAAGTAGAAGTTTAGAGTGTAGCTGCATATCATTCTTTGTGGAGTTGGGTTATGGATGTTAAAAACGATATTGGAAGTTTAATGTCCCATTGAAGGTAACTGGTGAAGGTTCTAGATTCTTTAGAGGCTACTAATTTTATGATAATCACAGATTGTGATGCAAGGATTTCTTGAGGCATGTTGCTCCTTTTTTTCTGGGTGAAAGGCATGCTGCTCTTTGAATTTTTAGGATGTAACATAGACAGAGATTACCCTGctctgtgtgtgtgcgcgTGTGTGTCTATAATATCTCTGTAAACCTCTTTAAAAGCCTCTACTTCACTCTATAGCTGTTTTGGTTGATCTTAAATTCGTACTGATCTAGCTCactataaagaaaaaaaggtgcaGTTCTGTCAAcaatttctttaattatataatgGGGAAACTGAGAAACTTGAGCATGCAATGTTCTGCGTGACTGGCcttttaattggttttcttctcTATGTTGTATGAAAATTATTGCATGTATCTGGCTTTTTATCCTACTTGTGGATTACATGACCTTTTTAGGCATGAGACCCCCTGTGATGTTCAAACTGACATCTTTATCAGCATCACCTTGAGTATATTATTGTCCTTTTCCCTATTCTGCCCTctgttttattagtttttatgTGGCATGGAAGGTGATACTTCAactagctctctctctctctctctctctctctctctctctctctctctctcattctcactctctACCCTTCCCTCTCTCCCAGAACACAGACgtgcattttttttcctagaTTTCTCTTAAGAGCATGAGATGATTTTATGACTGATGTTGATGAACGAGATCTCATTTTGATGAAAACATGCCTAGacaattaaacaaacaaacatattGGGATGCTAAATATGATAGACTATTCATGTACTGAAAATGGGCCTATTTTCACAATTATAGGATTTGCAAGTTAAGTCTCATCCGCCTGCTCAAAGAGAAGAACAAACTCATGATGATCCTGCTATTATACAGGTATTGACATTTGGTTAAATACCTTTGCGCACATACAGACACACTCACACATTAAATGATATATGCATTTATAATCTCTATGAGTAAATtggaaaatatgatttatatatttatttattttctttgcagTCACACTATGCTGGGGTGCCTGTAAATTCTCCAGCATCAGCATTAGTTGGAGGTAAAAATTTGGTAGAAACAACTCATTGGCAGGACACCCCTGCTTTGACTAGTAGAGGCCATGTTGGTGTATTGCCTTCATATAATTCTGCAATTGAAGTTGGTACATCAGGACATTCCTCTTATACTCATATTGCTAGTCCTCCAGCACTTTCTTTTCCGATGTATTGGCAAGGATACAATGGGGCATCACTTGATATGTCTGATCATCCACATCACCGTATTCCTTTGCAATCTCCATCTTCTGTGTCACAGCCCTTGACAATGCAGAATAAGGCTCCTGAAAATCACGCATCTATCGCTTTTGGCTTGGCCACTACATCAGAATCTCCGAACCCTATAATTTCATCTTCTACACCAACTTTTGTACATCCAAACTTTTCTACCTCTGTCCCTTCTGTACATTTTTCTTCCGGACTTGATATGCCTACGTCCATGGCTGCACAGGTATCTTTACCATCTCATTCTATACCTCTAAATGCTAGCCGACTAACTATGTCTTCGTTGCCTTCACCCTGCCAAGACTTAGACATAATTGAAACACAAATTGCTACTAAAGAGGTTTCTGATTCAGTACCTGTTCTACCTGCACAGTCCATGCCTTATCCTGGATCGTTTTCTGTGGGTTCTGATCGAGGTCCCTTGCTAACACCACCCCCATCTTTGTTAACTCCTGATCAATTGGCACCATCTCGATCGCACATACTTTCATCCTCACAGAAACTCTACCTTGATGGAAAGGATATGGGCATTTTGATGCCAACCTCATCTGGATCTTCATCCTTGATTCCTCCTGTAACTCGAGCACCATTATTGCCGTTGCCCACTTCCCAACAGGTGAGATTCGAAAGTTGCATTGTCTGCATATACTTTCTGATAACtacatttctcttttttaatccTTGTCTATTTTCAGATATTAATGCAGTTGATTGTGTTTTATAATCCAAATATGTTAGTGCTTCCATAATGAACGCTCTGTGAACTTCTGCATACTAGACTTAGACCTCATATTTCTGCATTTCAATGTGCTTTGTGTTTATGAACTATAAGAATCCCATATATCTAGGTTTATCTTGACTactgaaaaataagaaaatcttTAGACTTTCAAGGAAACTTCCCGCCGAGATGAAAAGTATACGGAAACAGTTTTATTTTAGCAATTGTGACTTACTAAAAAGAGGAATGTTATTAGAACTAAggtaatgattttttttggatgatcAAATGCTTGTATTTGGGCCCTGTATACAGTGTAACTGATCCTATATTTAACTCTAATAGTTTTTTTGctatgtataatatatattttggggCTGGAATTATCACACAATGACCTCCACGTTTGTTGTGCTTTTTGCTTGCTGGTGTGGTTGTGTGCATGTGTGGAATGGATCGAGGCAGAAACAAGTGATTTTGGAAGGAAGCTTGACCAGAAATCTTAGAAGTGTGTAATTGCATTCTGAAGCACACATTTCTCTACATGATATGGATGCATGCAC encodes the following:
- the LOC117628850 gene encoding protein decapping 5-like isoform X1 — its product is MATESADSYIGSLISLISKYEIRYEGVLYFLSVQDSSIGLKNVRSYGTEGRKKDGPQVPPNDKVYEYILFRASDIKDLQVKSHPPAQREEQTHDDPAIIQSHYAGVPVNSPASALVGGKNLVETTHWQDTPALTSRGHVGVLPSYNSAIEVGTSGHSSYTHIASPPALSFPMYWQGYNGASLDMSDHPHHRIPLQSPSSVSQPLTMQNKAPENHASIAFGLATTSESPNPIISSSTPTFVHPNFSTSVPSVHFSSGLDMPTSMAAQVSLPSHSIPLNASRLTMSSLPSPCQDLDIIETQIATKEVSDSVPVLPAQSMPYPGSFSVGSDRGPLLTPPPSLLTPDQLAPSRSHILSSSQKLYLDGKDMGILMPTSSGSSSLIPPVTRAPLLPLPTSQQSPYSATPYTEEFDFLAMNEKFKKDEVWGYLGKEKQSDQTERVDNSGTGQCVDDKEGSGLKPNTKPAYNKDEFFDTISCNSLNRGGRNGHRFSERMRQDTETFGNFQQRYNLGYGGYGAGRGGNYRGPYQWGRGYGYGGRGRGGNMPF
- the LOC117628850 gene encoding protein decapping 5-like isoform X2, producing the protein MATESADSYIGSLISLISKYEIRYEGVLYFLSVQDSSIGLKNVRSYGTEGRKKDGPQVPPNDKVYEYILFRASDIKDLQVKSHPPAQREEQTHDDPAIIQSHYAGVPVNSPASALVGGKNLVETTHWQDTPALTSRGHVGVLPSYNSAIEVGTSGHSSYTHIASPPALSFPMYWQGYNGASLDMSDHPHHRIPLQSPSSVSQPLTMQNKAPENHASIAFGLATTSESPNPIISSSTPTFVHPNFSTSVPSVHFSSGLDMPTSMAAQSMPYPGSFSVGSDRGPLLTPPPSLLTPDQLAPSRSHILSSSQKLYLDGKDMGILMPTSSGSSSLIPPVTRAPLLPLPTSQQSPYSATPYTEEFDFLAMNEKFKKDEVWGYLGKEKQSDQTERVDNSGTGQCVDDKEGSGLKPNTKPAYNKDEFFDTISCNSLNRGGRNGHRFSERMRQDTETFGNFQQRYNLGYGGYGAGRGGNYRGPYQWGRGYGYGGRGRGGNMPF